tttttgtttttaaagattttatttgacagagagagatcacaagtaggcagagaggcagccagagagagcagggaagtaggctccccactgagcagaaagcctgatgaggggatcagtcccaggatcctgattttatttatttatttgacagacagatcacaagtaggcagacagagagaggggaggaagcaggctccccgccgagcagagagcccgatgccgatgccgggcttgatcccagtaccctgggatcacgacctgagccgaaggcagagacttacccactgagccacccaagcacccctgtaaGACAGAATTCTTGATTATGTTAGTATTTCTGCTGTATTGTTACTGGCCCCAGGATTGATTTTATTTAAGGCTATTCCCAGTCTAGGGAAATTcatgtctttaaagaaattttttttttttttaaacctctgaactctttttttttttttaatttatacacttttttttcttttgcatgaaaCAGTCTCAGTTAATGGGATGACTACATTTCAAGATTTGAACTCTGCTTTAAAAGTAATAATGACCTAGTCCAaaacttttagaaataacaaaaaaggaaccaaaaaacCTGGAAAATTCTACAGTGAGCTCCAATTAGAAAGgtcttcaaaagtttttttttttctcttaaccctTACAATGGAAGAGATATTTAAACTAATGCTCTAGATTGCATGTgcatctttctttttcagtttttcttctcttatgtCCAGTAATCCTAAACTCTGATTTAACCcaatcctttttgtttgtttgtttaaagagagaggaaaggaatgcATTTTAGCTTTCCTTTGTTTGCAAAATTCAGCTGCTGACCTATCAGCCTTCCCTGTTTTCTTAAATATCAGATTGGTAGCCTAAGATTTTGTAACCTCTAAGGTAGACTTGTTTCATGAATTAGAAGGTTAGTGATGAGATGTAAttctagtgtatttttcttttcttttgtacctAGCTATATTCAGGTTTCCAGCAGATTTTTCATCACAAACCTGTATAGTGGACGCTTAGGCAAAACTTATATTTCCCATATTTATTTAGAGATCTCTTAAATAACcacatacaggggtgcctgggtggctcagtgggttaaggcctctgccttctggctcaggtcatcatcccaaggtcctgggatcgagccctgcgtcgggctctctgctcagcggggagccttttttcccctctctctgtctgcttctctacctacttgtgatctctgtctgtcaaatgaataaataaaatcttaaaaaaaaaaaaataaccacgtacgtaaataaaacttaaaatataagcaaaaatgtAATCTGACCATATGGGAATTGCTGCTACTTTATCTGTGCGGTACATTGCTTGTTTCCTTAAACCCTTAGCCAGAGTctcatattttatacatttccaACTGTCTTGGTTACGTGTTTTCCTGGTCATGTTTGGTTTGAAAGTATTAAATAAGGGAGTTGAGAAAGGGAAGTGTTTTTTATTTGCCAAGCTTAGTCCTTTCCAGCTGTTGCTCCATCTTCAGAATACAGGATATGTAGAAAAAATGACATAGGTGTGGATGCAGTGATACAGTTCATATGTTAAAATTGTAGCATACAGTTTTGTGTAAACCTCAAGTAATTATTTGTTCTTAATTGATGAAATTTATCAGGTTTTATGCCTTGTTACATTActcttattttgctgtttttttctttcccgcATAGACCAATTATGCCTGTAACGTTGAATATGAACATGGCTATGCCTTCTTGGTAAGTCAGAATTATTCAGTAAGAACTTTTTATTTGTACTtaacttttgtgttttttgtttgttttaactggAAGTGCTTTTGTGTGTAACAattcttaattatctttttaGGTTGCAAAGTTATATAATTAACTTTAAATTTAACCTTAAACCTTCAAGTTTAACCTTAAGGTTTTGTATTTTAGATTCAGGGGTAACCTTAAGGAGCTGTACCAACAGGTAGAAATACAGTAGAAAATGGGTAGACAGAAATACTGTAGAAAATAATCTCTTACTGCTTAGTAAACCTTTACTCATTTCAGTGACCCATCATTTGAATGATCCCGTGTGCCATACACTCTAATGAAGCAGCAGCCTCTCTCCCTTCCAATTTCTtcccccccccaaatatttatttatttatttatttgacagaaagacagagatcacaaacagacagaacagcaggcagagagagagggggagcagagagcctgagcagagagcctgatgcggggctcgaacccagaaccctgagataggACCCGAacggagggcagaggcttaacccattgagccacccaggcgcccctcccttccaATTTCTTGCCTGTCTGGAGATTTGACAAGCTTTTAAGGAAACCACTTCCTCTTCCACCCCCTCAAGATATTTTTACATTCCCTTctatgtttttacttattttttagtcTCTCAGGGATCTTGTTAGTTTCTACTATGGAAGCAGGACAATAAGAGCAGCAGATTGGTAAAAGCCGCTCTTTCTCATCAAAATCTAGATCAGTGATGCTTAgtgtcattttaataattttttaaaatgtttaattttttaagttaacatataatgtattatttgttttggggtacagttctgtgattcatcagtcttatacaagaCCCAGCGCCCACCACAACACATactctctccaatgtccatcacccagctaccccattccatgccctctctcccctccagcaaacctcagtttgttttctaagattaagagtctctcatggtttttttccctctctggtttcctcttgtttcattttcttcctctctctccttatgatcctctgtcctatttcttaaattctgcatatcagtgagatcatatgataattgtctttctctgattgacttattccacttagcataataccctctagttccatgtacatcgttgcaaatgtcaagatttcagttttgatggctgcataatattcctctctgtgtgtgtgtaccacattttctttatccatttatctttcgatgacatctgggctctttccacagtttggctgttgcagatattgctgctataaacattggggttagaggtgccccttcagatcactacatttgtataaaTGCCCCGTAGTGCTATTGCCAGGTTGtagcatagctctattttcaactttttttttttttttaaagattttatttatttgatagagagaaatcacaagtagacggagaggcagacagagagagagaggggaagcaggctccctgctgagcagagagcccgatgtgggactcgaccccaggaccctgagatcatgacctgagccgaaggcagcggcttaacccactgagccacccaggtgccccctctattttcaactttttgaggaacctctatactgttttccagagtggctgtaccagcttgcattcccacccttGTGTGTTTTATATCAGGAAGTAGAGTCAGTTCTTTGTTCCTCTAAGCTACTTCCAGTCTATTGTCATCTTGTCCTCTCTGCTTGTTCCCACCCATATCTTACCCaccccttcacttcctttttatctcttctgGATTCCTTGACAGCTTTCACAAGTTCCTGCCTGCTGTGCCCATTGGTTCTTTCATCTTCCCTCTCTGGCAAAATTCCCATCCAGAACAGAATTTCTGGATAATGTGGCTAGAGACCATTAATGAAAGGATGTAACTTTTAGAGAAATGGAAAGGGCCAGAGGAAACCTTCCCTTGGGTCTCTAGTTGGAGGTATCTACTATGTGTGATGAAAAAGTTTTACAGAATGTGGATAGAGCTCGGTATAATTCCTCTGCTCAATACATGTGAAGGTAGTGCATGTGAGAGTGACATGGTAAAGTAGCTCTGTTCCATCATATTGACTTATGATACAGTAGAAGGGGAAAGGAATGGCTGGAATTTATTACAAACTTTTTAGGGGAGTGTGTGTTGAGATTCTTGCTTGGCTGTAAGATTAGACTAGATGTTCTTACCCTAAAATTATGTGGCATTatgattttttaacattaaatctGTATCTAGTTGGTGAAAGGAACAAGTGGAATGTTAGAATCACacatttaagttaattttttggCCTCTGTAGAAATTTTGTTTTGAGTTTCATTTTCATGGTTAGCCCTTTTTATCTTGAATTTAGTGAAACATACTTTTAGAATCAAATAgctcttttaagattttgccTTATTTTCCAGGTTTGATATTACTGGACTTTTACCAGAGTCACAGGAGGATGAACCTGGAATTAAACAGGCAGCAGAAAATGGTAAGTAcagaaatattttacaaagacaaaaaagcattctttttttactAGGTTCAATAGTTTTATTGGTGttgataaaataatatataattatctgAACTTAGGAGGTGATgctatttccttcctttgtgaTGACTCTCTAACTTGTTTGCCATGATGGCTACATGGACTCCCCTAACTGTAAATGAAGATGAGGTAAATGGGGAAGAATGGCCTTTATCAaactttattgtatttattatctcAGTTGGATACATAATTTTGCTTTGATTTACATAGACTAATAGAGAAaatagtaattttctttcttcattaagGAGACTTGAAATAAGGTTGGGTATAGTGATAGAATCATACATAACGTAATTTATATTGGGTAATTTTCATGTGGTAATAATAATAGATGCCACTGATTGAATACTTAGTTGTTAAACAATCCAGGTAATTCTTGTAAATCATCTAATTTAAGACTTCTATGACATAAGTCTTAGCTCTACTTTACAGAATCTCCAAAGTGTGTTCTCTGGTTGGGATTCCATGTTTCTTATGGACGtgataattccatttatttttagagtgaaATCATAAAGAATACTAGCTAATTGGGAGAAATCtgattttagaaaatgtatagaGTCATCCTTTTATGAATGTGCTGAAGTTTTTATAAATAGATGGGATCACTGGGATTGACTTAAGAATAATCGGGTGGTGACGCAGCAGATATTGATGAAACAAGCCTGGCTGTGAATTGATAGTTGCAGAAGTGAGGTGATGTGCACCTAAGAGTTACTGCACactttctatttttagatttgtttgAAAATTTGCAAAATGGCTTAAAAACCAGTGGGAtccttttcaaaaatgttaaaatgtttctaAAGAAGAACTCTTAAAAACTTCAAAACAGGGAAGATACACTCAAAATGCACTGGCAATTTGGTATGATCAAACCAAGAACACTGTCTTTTAGGATCATCAAAATGTAGGTCGAATCGAGAATCCTGGAGctaggatttttttaaacaataatttgATGACAAAAATAAGTATTGGGTTTGGGAGTGAGTTGTTAGATCTTGTGGAAGGTAGGGGAAGGGCAGGGCCTTGTGGAGAAGACTGGTAGGCCTAGTAATTTCCAGAGTGAAAAGTTCCACCCTAGTGATAGGTGGCCTGTGACATACTTGACGTTTCTTTCCTTTCCAAGGTGATGTATTACTggagaaagtgaggctcagaCTCAGAGCTAGGAAAGAAGGGAGCCTCTGTTGGAGGCCTTTAAGAGTAAGCtcctgaacaaagaaaaaaagtgctCTGGTTAAGGTCCAAGGAGCACAGTGGTGCCCTCGCCTGTATGCAAACGGTGATTGAAATTGGGACACTACTGCTCTACTGCTGACTGCTGTCTTTGTAGTTTGTCAATATTATCTCAGTGCTTAATGTAACCTTGAGGGTTAACTAAAGCTTTGTGAAACTTGGGGGAGAAGTAGTCCCAACAGCTCACCCAATGGCAAACAACTCACATTCCCCAGGCCCTTACTTGAACCTTCCCTCCTCACACCTCGGCCATTATTCCCTTTCTTtggtggttgggggtgggtgttaagattttatttgtttaatttatttattttagagagagcatgtgtgtgtttacacaagcgatagggaggagcagagggagagggacaagcagactgtgtactaagcacggagcctgacacagggcttgatctcacgaccctgagaccacaacctgagctgaaatcaagagttgccacctatccgactgagccacccaggcacccccattctgtATCTGCAGTCagtatctgagccacccaggcacccacatctGTAGTCTCTATCTGATTGAGGCTATGCAGTCTCCTGTAAATAAATACCTCACATTTCTCagcacttcttttatttcttaagccCCCTTTACTGTTCTCTAGCCCATTCTTCCATGCCATAGTCTGGGCATTACTTTTCATTCTCACTGTAACTTAGTACTAAACTctttatataaaaggaaaatagtttttcatttggGCGTTTggttttttcagtgttttagaaaaagcagatttttattttttgataagaaGTACGGAAGTTggaaattttaatctttaaaaatgaaactccTGGTGCATCTAGGTTGCTCTAggttttaagcatctgcctttggctcaggttacgatcccagagtcctgagatggagccatgtgtctgcctccctgctcagcggggtgtcagcttctccctctctgaacatcactcctgcttgtgctcttactTGCATGCTCGCTCTTAAAtaagagatcttaaaaaaaagaaagaaagaaagaaactcttgtGCATATGTGAAAACAAGAGGACATAATCTGTAAAAGGtgtagttacaaaaaaaaaaaaaaacaggacaggttataaggaaaaaaggaaattctaggAGTCCTCGTTTTATAAAGATTTGTGTCAAAGTATTTTGCAGAAACAAAAGACTCACTTGATTTTTTCCCCCGGCATCATTTATTGGCTATAGGAAAAATTAGtactatagtttttaaaataacagaatgaactttttatttttttttttttttttttttttttttttttaaattttttttagattttatttatttatttgacagagagagattacaagtagacaaagaggcaggcagagagagagagagagagagggaagcaggctccccgctgagcagagagcccgatatgggactcgatcccaggaccctgagatcatgacctgagccgaaggcagcggcttaacccactgagccacccaggcgccccagaatgaactttttaaataCTATAAATAACAAATTGTgtaatatactttatttatattttaaagtggtAACTTTCAGGTTGTTTCATTGaagagagaaatatatttatatgagcaGAATGGACCATAGATAAAAGAATAGCTGTTGATTGATAAGAGAAAGAACtattgtttataaattataatagatATAATTGAACACTTTAAACAATACCTGCAAATgagttttataatgaaaatacattctaattttgtattttagttaGTAGAGTGCTTCAAGTTTTTCACTTGTTTTGACCTATTTTATCCTATTTAAAATGGTATATTTAGGCTTAACTTTGAAGGTATTAGTGATTTAATTCTATGTTGTTTTTAGTAAAAGCTTTGATAGAGCAAGAGGTGAAGAATGGCATTCCTTCTAACAGAATTATTTTGGGAGGATTTTCTCAGGTAAGGTAAAGTTTGGGTGATATGTTATTGGTATATTTATCTAGGAGTCTGGATTCTGTCCTTTTCTATGGAGGAGTCTTTTTTTTAGTATGTTATAGAATCTGATGTactgttctctttgtttttaatatattgttatcTTTAATGCTGAATTAAGTTTGAATGGACTAGATATAGTTAATTATGAGAAtgtattctttttgcttttctagtTTTCTCTCTTTAGCAGTTGCCTTCAGTTTCTAGATTATGTCTTGAAAATTTATTAATAAGTAAATTGATTCACACTTggaatgtattttcttaaaataattatcacACATGTAGTTAAGGTATTTAAGTTGATGCTGTGTACCCCCTTTAAACAAAATTGTAATTTAATAAACACAGGTATAATTCCCCTGTCTTCAGAGGAGACTACTAATAGAACAGTAGGGTAGACAACAAGAgaatttcttccctctttttgttACAGATTCCCAGTGGTTGAGACTCATAGACTCCCCTGTAGTCCCTTTGAGACACAATCCAAGTAGGGTCTCCCACAAAGTGACTTGTAATGCTTGAGGTTGCTGGTTGTTCCCCTGGAGTTCTCTTCTTCCACTGCAGAAACAAGAGGTTCTTGGAAGACTCTCTGGTGATGCTGCACTGGCTTGGGAGAGGGGCAATGCAGTCAGCATGTAGCCACTTCTCTTACCTTTTGGCATGGTCTCTTGGTTTCTGTGGTTCAGAGGGTGCCTCagcctcaccctctcccctcatGTGCTAAGATTCTCTTGGTGGTGTCCTGTCTATGATTAGATGCTAGTTCTTGTAGAAGGGAGCAAAGTTAGGAATGACCTGTGTCCCATCATGATGATGTCACTCTATCATCTTTCCTCTTTTTGTCTTGTAAAACAGATTTTAGATTTAAGTATGCGATTTTTGACATCTTTCTGTACTTTTCTCCTACTTCCTATACTTTTTCTGCATAGTTACCTCATATTGACCTTACATCTTATTTCAGCTTATTGCATGTTCACTTTGTCACCCATCCCAGATTGctccagcttcttttttttttttttttttttattttttattttatttatttgacagagagagatcacaagtaggcagagaggcaggcagagagagggggaagcaggctccccactgagtagagagcctgatacggggcttgatcccagtaccctgagatgatgacccgagctgaaggtggaggcttaacccactgagccacccaggtgcccacattgcTCTAGCTTCAAATCTGTAAACCTTCTAAATCAACAACTTAGTGTTCAGACTGCCTGAATTAGACAATGTCAGAATTAGGGAATTCTTTAGAAGTTAGAATTCAGTAGAAAGATAGGTTGCCAATACAGTATAGTAAAAAGAGGTTACTGGTTTGGTATTTGTTGAAGTCAAGATAATGTCTTTTTTGTAATACACATTGTGACATAAGTGTAGGTACAGAAGTGAATGTTTGATTcggaaaaaaaaagctaacatagGAGACTATATAGTTGAGATTTGTTGATTATGATTTACAGAAAGGAATTCCTCTTGCCTTAAGCAAGAAAGAACAGATTATGAGTCTGTGGGATCACATCAGGAAAACAAAGGATGAGAATGAATCAGGGCCTCAGGAAATAGCTAAGACAATGGAAAGCCCTCATGGCTTTCTTTCTCGTCTCCTGTTTTTCTGTCCATCTGCTTTATTTGCCTTTTCATCTACAGTTGGTAGTCTACACCTTTTCAGTCTATAGCTTTTCCAGTTCTAGAATTTACAGGTTACTGTTCCAGCCACACAAAGAGACAGGCTGATAATCACTGAATCCCAATTTCAAAATCTTGAGAAAAGGAACATGACTATCTTGGATGAGAAAGAATCTCATATTTTCATGGGGCCCAGTGACCAACAGGCATGGTCAGAGTGACTTGGCATCTAGAATACTAACGGGAATGCTCTTCCCAGAGCGCAGGGTATTGTAAGCTGGGGAGACAAATACTCTGAAGGTGCCTGCTACAGAGTCCTTATGATCTTGAATTTTTGCTGTAGAAAAGATGACCAACTTAAGACTACGTTTGATTTTATACCTAAGACTTCAGAGCAGAAAATAAGTGTAAGTTTAGAATGTTCCTAAGGTGATTGTAAGTGCATTTAAATATAGTTAACTGTTTCTTGACTGATTCCGTGGTTGCTATGTTCCTAGAGTGGTATTCAGTGTAGAGAATCATGTCCTTCAGGGCATGGTGGGGTGGGGTATGTATGTATTTCTGCTAGTTTGCCTGATTTGATTTGACATCAAATATCCaggttgctttttttctttaatggacattattaataataaatcttttacGTTGCTGTTAGCAGAGGATGTGTTCCATTGACTTTTCTCTGCTTATCTTTCCAGGGAGGAGCTTTATCTTTATACACCGCTCTTACCACTCAGCAGAAACTGGCTGGTGTCACCGCACTCAGTTGCTGGCTTCCACTCCGGGCTTCATTTCCCCAGGTAGCCTGACTGATACTTGTAGCATTAGATTACTGAGCTGGGAGATCACAGATAATGTTGGTGAgaggtcattttttttaattaatcaactatatatttttagaacGGTTTAATAAGTTTAtggcaaaattgagcagaaaacacagaaagtCCCTTTCTGTGCACAGGCTTTGGACACCCTGCAGCCCTATGGTACATTTGTTAGATTGTATATCATCACCCAAAGCCCATCATTTACCTCTGtcatcctttctttatttttcattttttaaaaagattttatttatttatttgacagagggagagagggaacacaagcagggaaagcaggagaagcgggctctccactgagcagggagcccaatgcagagcttgatcccaggaccctgggatcatgacctgagctgaaggcagccgcttaatgactgagccatccaggtgccccaagtcatcctatttaaaaaataattttctgaaacTTTTGCGATGTACCTAGTAGGCTTTATCTGAATACTATATTGTCTTTATTGTGGATTGCAGAGAATGGAAATAAGTCCTTTTGTCATAAATCTTATATTTGAAGTGtttggtatattttaaaatgtatatataagtttAGGACAATCTTTTacacatagaaataaaattttcaaatgttcagTATTTTTACTGCTTAATAGCAAAATCTTACCATAGAATAGAATTTCTAAGTACTCACTAGTGTGTAAAGCAATATATGATACACATGGGAGAAATggacatttattttcaaagtcaTCTTTAAATCTAAgatcttttggggcgcctgggtggctcagtgggttaaagcctctgccttcggctcaggtcatgatcccagggtcctgggatggagccccgcattgtgctctctgctcggcagggagcctctttcctcctctctctgcctgcctctctgcctacttgtgatctctctctgtcaaataaataaaatctttaaaaaaaaaaaatctaagatctTTTTCATCACTATATATGGTAATTCTTCAGTGTCTTATACATACTAAATGCTAATTATTAACCATCTTATTTAAATCAGTTAAATAAGAACTGAGAAGAACATGATTCTGTTAAAGCATACCTCTTATTTCAAGATACTGTGAACATATAAAGAATAATTAAGATTGAGTCTGCTTCAAGAAACCACTTCATTGGGAAAACAGTAATACAAgacaggggaggggcacctgggtggctcagtcagttaagcatccgactcttggttttggcccgggtcatgatctcagggtcattagatcaagccccatatcaggctccatgctcagctgggagtctgcttgagattctttctcttcttatccctctgccactcttcctgcttgcatactttctaagtaaataaataaaatcttttaaaaaagcaagacagGGTGATCATATATCCTATAAAAGTTTAACTGAAGAGTTGTGGGAGTATAGggagaaaaggaattttatttctgtggCCGAGTAAAACTTATGAAGTAACATATTATATTTGCATATCTAGGTATAGTTGtaaatgcctggcatataatgCTCTATACATTTGAATAAATACtagtgttcttttattttttgcaggGTCCTATCAGTGGTGTTAATAGAGATATTTCTATTCTTCAGTGCCATGGAGACTGCGATCCTTTAGTTCCCCTAATGTTTGCTTCTCTTACTGCCGAAAAGCTAAAAACATTAGTAAATCCAGCCAATGTCACCTTCAAAACCTACGAAGGCATGATGCATAGTTCCTGTCAACAGGTAATTGTTTGGAAGCAGTGATTACAGAGATATATTTGCAGCTTTTTTCATGTGATATTTTTAACGTAAGTAGCATTTGATTGCTTGGTTATTTAAAGGAGTTAATTAATGAATTCACATTGAATCATAGGGTAGCAGGATTTAGATCAGAGTTTATTCAATTTAATTCAGCAAGCATTCACTGTTTTCCCTATTACATGCCAGCTTTGTGCATAATTCAAACGACaaaacattcctttttattgaagTTTaagccaaattaataaaattttaaatgtaataagAGAAAAGGATATATATCCAAATAGTTGTGGATATATATCCAAATAATCGTATAGAAAACAGGATGTGATAAGTGTTATATTTGAAGTTTTCATAGTTCTCTAAAACACTGAGAAGAgtgggggtgcgcctgggtggctcagtggttaagccactgccttcggctcaggtcatgatctcagggtcctgggatcgagtcccgcatcgggctctctgctcagcagggagcctgcttcctcctctctctctctctctgcctgcctctctgcctacttgtgatttctctctgtcaaataaataaataaaaaaaaataaaaataaaaattaaaaaaaaaaaaaaaacactgagaagAGTGAGATTAATTTTATCTTGGGAAGTACTAAGAACATGAAGCAAAAGCTAGATTTGGAATTTGGATAGCAAGtgtgcagagaaagggaaagcaagCTATCCAGTTGGGCCATGGTCTTATGAAAAGCTGGCTGTCCTAGAGCAGGATGCCATTCATAAAGTAGGTATAAGGAACAGTTTTAGGGTAACAGGAAGGAGATAATACTGAGTTCAGTGAACATACTGAGATTGATAGGCCCCTGTGATAACAAAATGGGTTTTGGAAATACTTGTCTGAAGCTCAAGCCTGTGATAGAGATTTAGAATAATTGCCAATATTATTCATCACTGAAGAATTACCATGGGAGAATATCATGAGGAAAAAGCCAAGGAATAGAACTTGAGGGTGAGAGGAGGGATTAAAAGGAGCTAGATGTAGAACGAGAGTACAGGAGGAGAGAATTCCAGAGTGgtggtgcacctggctggctcagtcggaagagcatgcaactcttgatcttgggattgtgagtttgagccccacgttgggcataaaGATTACATAcataaacaaactttttaaaaaattggttaggttatttaagaaaaaaaagaaaaaggggttccttggtggctcaatcagttaagcatgtgactggttcagttcatgatcccagggtccttggattgagtcctgcatcggggctccctgctcaagggggagcTTACTTCTCCTGGTCCTGCTCCTGTTCCccgccccctgctcatgctttctctcacttgctttcactctatctcaaataaataaataaaatctttttttaaaaagtctttttttcagAGTAGAAGGGAACAGTGTCCCATGATTCAGAGAACAATTGACAAAAAATAGACCAGGAAGAAACTAACCAATAGTAAGCCATCTGTGACCTTGGATGTTTGGGGAGATGGAGCCTGCAGTGGATTGTGTAAAGTGGATAGGGAAATGGGAAAAGTAGAGGCAACATGTAttaacctttatttaaaaagtttttgtgagggtaaaaaggataaaaagactCTTTAATGGTTGGGAGGAAAAGACTCCCTTgatgagggaaggaggaagaaaatacgATGAAGAGAAGGTAATATCTAATAGGGGGAATCTTAGGGAAATCGAATAATGTAAATAAGTCCTAAAATGGGTAGTGCTTGCCTTCAAAGAGGAAAACAGCACTTGAGAATCCAGAAGAGGGTCAATGAATATGAACAAGGATTGGTGAGGTAGTAGTTGTTGAGAGTTCACATTAGATCCTCTTTATCTTTTCAGTAAAGTTGGAGATATGGTCAC
Above is a genomic segment from Mustela lutreola isolate mMusLut2 chromosome 3, mMusLut2.pri, whole genome shotgun sequence containing:
- the LYPLA1 gene encoding acyl-protein thioesterase 1 isoform X1, which codes for MCGNNMSAPLPATVPAVRKATAAVIFLHGLGDTGHGWAEAFAGIRSSHIKYICPHAPIMPVTLNMNMAMPSWFDITGLLPESQEDEPGIKQAAENVKALIEQEVKNGIPSNRIILGGFSQGGALSLYTALTTQQKLAGVTALSCWLPLRASFPQGPISGVNRDISILQCHGDCDPLVPLMFASLTAEKLKTLVNPANVTFKTYEGMMHSSCQQEMMDIKQFIDKLLPPVD
- the LYPLA1 gene encoding acyl-protein thioesterase 1 isoform X2, which codes for MPVTLNMNMAMPSWFDITGLLPESQEDEPGIKQAAENVKALIEQEVKNGIPSNRIILGGFSQGGALSLYTALTTQQKLAGVTALSCWLPLRASFPQGPISGVNRDISILQCHGDCDPLVPLMFASLTAEKLKTLVNPANVTFKTYEGMMHSSCQQEMMDIKQFIDKLLPPVD